The following are from one region of the Cetobacterium somerae genome:
- the gatB gene encoding Asp-tRNA(Asn)/Glu-tRNA(Gln) amidotransferase subunit GatB: MARQWESVIGLEVHLQLKTGTKVWCGCSADYDNSPTNTHTCPICLGHPGALPKLNKKVVEYAVKAALALNCKINNVSGFDRKNYFYPDTPKNYQITQFEKPYCEKGFLDVKLNSGREFTVGITRIQIEEDAGKSIHAGSESLINFNRASMPLLEIISEPDLRSSEEAYEYLNLLKSTIKYTGISDVSMELGSLRCDANISVMEKGSKVFGTRVEVKNLNSFKAVARAIDYEIGRQIEAIENGGTIDQETRLWDDDAQVTRIMRSKEDAMDYRYFAEPDLPKLVIKDEEIERVKELMPESKSAKLKRFIETYALPEYDANILTDEIELADYFERVVKVTNNAKLSSNWIMTEVLRELKESGKSIEESKINSEDLGKIINLIQKEVISSKIAKELFTIKLNDARDPEIIVKEEGMIQVVDLGEIEGIVDQVLAENPKMVEDFKNSDEGRKPRVLKGLIGQVMKLSKGKANPKIVTELMESKLK; this comes from the coding sequence ATGGCGAGACAGTGGGAATCGGTAATAGGACTTGAAGTACACCTTCAATTAAAAACAGGAACAAAAGTTTGGTGTGGATGTAGTGCAGACTATGATAATTCACCAACAAATACACATACATGTCCAATATGTTTAGGACATCCAGGAGCGTTACCAAAGTTAAATAAAAAAGTAGTTGAATATGCTGTAAAAGCGGCATTAGCTTTAAATTGTAAAATCAATAATGTAAGTGGATTTGATAGAAAAAATTATTTCTACCCAGATACTCCTAAAAATTATCAGATTACTCAATTTGAAAAACCATATTGTGAAAAAGGATTTTTAGATGTAAAGTTAAATTCAGGTAGAGAGTTCACTGTTGGAATTACTAGAATACAAATAGAAGAGGATGCAGGAAAATCTATACATGCAGGGTCTGAATCATTAATAAACTTCAATAGAGCATCAATGCCTCTTTTAGAAATAATATCTGAACCAGATTTAAGAAGTTCTGAAGAAGCTTATGAGTATTTAAACCTTTTAAAAAGTACAATAAAGTATACTGGAATAAGTGATGTATCGATGGAATTAGGATCTCTAAGATGTGATGCAAATATATCTGTTATGGAAAAAGGAAGTAAAGTTTTTGGTACAAGAGTCGAAGTAAAAAACTTAAACTCATTTAAAGCAGTTGCAAGAGCTATTGACTATGAGATAGGAAGACAGATTGAGGCTATCGAAAACGGTGGAACTATTGATCAAGAAACTAGACTTTGGGATGATGACGCTCAAGTAACAAGAATAATGAGAAGTAAAGAGGATGCAATGGACTATAGATACTTTGCTGAACCAGATCTTCCAAAGCTTGTTATAAAAGATGAGGAAATTGAAAGAGTAAAAGAATTAATGCCTGAATCAAAATCGGCAAAATTAAAAAGATTTATTGAAACTTATGCATTACCAGAATATGATGCAAATATATTAACAGATGAGATTGAGCTGGCTGATTATTTTGAGAGAGTGGTAAAAGTTACTAATAATGCTAAACTTTCATCAAACTGGATAATGACAGAAGTTTTAAGAGAATTAAAAGAGAGTGGAAAATCTATAGAGGAATCTAAGATAAATTCTGAAGATTTAGGAAAAATAATAAATCTTATTCAAAAAGAAGTTATCTCTTCTAAAATAGCGAAAGAGTTATTTACTATAAAATTAAATGATGCTAGAGATCCAGAAATTATAGTAAAGGAAGAAGGGATGATACAGGTTGTTGACTTAGGAGAGATTGAAGGAATAGTAGATCAAGTGTTAGCTGAAAATCCTAAGATGGTAGAAGACTTTAAAAACTCTGATGAAGGTAGAAAGCCAAGAGTTTTAAAAGGATTAATTGGACAAGTTATGAAATTATCAAAAGGTAAGGCAAATCCAAAGATAGTTACAGAACTAATGGAATCGAAATTAAAATAG
- the gatA gene encoding Asp-tRNA(Asn)/Glu-tRNA(Gln) amidotransferase subunit GatA, which produces MKKIYELTAFEIKEKILNRELTSEEVVRAIFDRIEETDGEIGSFVSLRKEKAIEEAKVVDYKIKNGETVGALAGIPVAIKDNMVSIGEPSQSASKILEGYEGIYDATVVKKLKDADAIIIGKTNMDEFAMGSTTTTSAYEKTTKNPWDLDRVPGGSSGGGATSVASNQCYISLGSDTGGSIRQPASFCGVVGLKPTYGRISRYGLMAFASSLDQIGPFAKTVKDVALALNTLAGIDDYDSTVEEVEVPNYLDYLTGDIKGMKIGVPKEYFIEGLNPGVKKVVDEALETFKSLGAEIVEISLPHTKYAAPTYYVLAPAEASSNLARFDGVRYGHRTKNASNIDELYTKSRSEGFGDEVKRRIMIGTYVLSAGFFDAYFKKAQKVRRLIKNDFDKAFEKVDIIFTPVTPGPAFRLDAKKTPVELYLEDIFTIPANLAGIPGISIPAGMTEGLPVGIQLLGKAFGEKDILKAGDAFEKAIKERV; this is translated from the coding sequence GTGAAAAAGATATACGAGTTAACAGCTTTTGAAATAAAAGAAAAAATATTAAATAGAGAACTAACATCTGAAGAGGTTGTTAGAGCTATTTTTGATAGAATAGAAGAAACTGATGGTGAGATTGGAAGTTTTGTATCTCTTAGAAAAGAAAAAGCGATAGAAGAAGCAAAAGTAGTTGATTATAAAATAAAAAATGGAGAAACTGTAGGAGCTTTAGCAGGAATTCCAGTAGCGATAAAAGATAATATGGTATCAATTGGAGAACCATCACAATCAGCTTCTAAGATACTAGAAGGATATGAAGGAATATATGACGCAACAGTTGTAAAAAAATTAAAAGATGCAGATGCTATAATAATTGGAAAAACAAATATGGATGAATTCGCTATGGGTTCAACAACAACAACATCTGCTTATGAAAAAACAACTAAAAATCCTTGGGATTTAGATAGAGTTCCTGGTGGAAGTAGTGGAGGAGGAGCGACATCGGTTGCTTCAAATCAATGTTATATATCTCTAGGATCAGATACAGGAGGAAGTATCAGACAGCCAGCATCATTTTGTGGAGTAGTTGGATTAAAACCAACTTATGGAAGAATCTCTAGATATGGTCTTATGGCATTTGCGTCATCTTTAGACCAGATTGGTCCGTTTGCTAAAACAGTTAAAGATGTTGCTTTAGCTTTAAATACATTAGCAGGGATAGATGACTACGATTCTACAGTTGAAGAAGTAGAAGTTCCAAATTATTTAGATTATTTAACTGGAGATATAAAAGGAATGAAGATTGGTGTGCCGAAAGAATACTTCATAGAGGGCCTAAATCCAGGAGTAAAAAAGGTTGTAGATGAAGCTTTAGAAACTTTTAAATCTTTAGGTGCAGAGATAGTAGAAATATCGTTACCACATACAAAATATGCAGCTCCAACGTACTATGTATTAGCTCCTGCAGAAGCTAGTTCGAATTTAGCTAGATTTGATGGTGTTAGATATGGGCATAGAACAAAAAATGCTTCAAATATAGATGAATTATATACAAAATCTAGAAGTGAAGGATTTGGAGATGAAGTTAAAAGAAGAATTATGATAGGAACATATGTTTTAAGTGCAGGATTCTTTGATGCATATTTTAAAAAAGCTCAAAAAGTTAGAAGATTAATAAAAAATGACTTTGATAAAGCTTTTGAAAAGGTTGATATTATATTCACTCCAGTAACACCAGGACCTGCTTTTAGATTGGATGCTAAAAAGACTCCGGTAGAGTTATACTTAGAGGATATCTTTACGATACCAGCAAACCTAGCAGGAATACCAGGAATTTCAATACCAGCAGGAATGACTGAAGGACTACCAGTTGGAATACAATTATTAGGAAAAGCATTTGGAGAAAAAGATATCTTAAAAGCAGGAGATGCTTTTGAAAAAGCGATAAAGGAGAGAGTGTAA
- the gatC gene encoding Asp-tRNA(Asn)/Glu-tRNA(Gln) amidotransferase subunit GatC — protein MSLTREEVLNVAKLARLEFNEEEIIRFQADLNNILEYIDVLGEINTDEVEPLVQIHETGVKLREDIIRESLTVQEAMKNAPASEDGALIVPKVVGE, from the coding sequence ATGTCTTTAACAAGAGAAGAGGTTCTAAATGTTGCTAAATTAGCAAGATTAGAATTTAATGAAGAGGAAATTATAAGATTCCAAGCAGACCTAAATAATATATTGGAGTATATAGATGTTTTGGGTGAAATAAATACTGATGAGGTAGAACCATTAGTACAAATTCATGAAACTGGAGTTAAGTTAAGAGAAGATATAATAAGAGAGTCTCTAACTGTCCAGGAAGCTATGAAAAATGCACCTGCTTCAGAGGATGGAGCATTAATAGTACCTAAAGTAGTTGGAGAATAA
- a CDS encoding pseudouridine synthase — protein MRINKYLAQSGYASRREIDKLVENGDIKVNGNDVTPGQKVTDKDKIYIKGQLFEKPKSENKVYFLLNKPKGVLSASKDDRGRKTVTDLIDTKERLYPIGRLDADTEGAIILTNDGDIFNKVIHPKGEVYKEYFAIVKGEIRDKDLSKLAKGINLEDGQTLPAKTKILKRAQGRSEVIIAIREGKNRQVRRMFDAVKHPVVYLRREAIGKINLGNLELGKYRKLTSQEIKYLKSL, from the coding sequence ATGAGAATAAATAAGTACTTAGCCCAGAGTGGTTATGCGTCAAGAAGAGAGATAGATAAGCTTGTTGAAAATGGTGATATAAAAGTTAATGGAAATGATGTAACACCAGGACAAAAAGTTACGGATAAAGATAAGATTTATATAAAAGGACAGCTATTTGAAAAACCAAAATCAGAAAATAAAGTTTATTTTTTATTGAATAAACCGAAAGGTGTTTTAAGTGCTTCAAAAGATGATAGAGGAAGAAAGACAGTTACAGATTTAATAGATACTAAAGAAAGATTATATCCAATAGGAAGATTAGATGCTGATACTGAAGGTGCAATAATTTTGACAAATGATGGAGATATCTTTAATAAAGTTATACATCCAAAAGGAGAAGTTTATAAGGAGTATTTTGCAATTGTAAAAGGTGAAATAAGAGATAAAGATCTTTCAAAATTAGCAAAAGGTATAAACTTAGAAGATGGACAAACATTACCAGCTAAGACAAAGATATTAAAGAGAGCTCAAGGTAGAAGTGAAGTTATAATAGCTATTAGAGAGGGAAAAAATCGTCAAGTTAGAAGAATGTTTGATGCAGTAAAACATCCAGTAGTATATTTAAGAAGAGAAGCTATTGGAAAGATAAATTTAGGAAATTTAGAGTTAGGAAAATATAGAAAACTAACATCACAAGAGATAAAGTATTTAAAATCATTATAG
- the scpB gene encoding SMC-Scp complex subunit ScpB translates to MGIKEQIESILLLGGDEIKVRDLSKFFSVSIEKILQILEELKKERFNTGINIEIDQEIVYLITNPRCGEIVNLYFKQDVKPKKLSNAALETLSIIAYRQPITKSEIEAVRGVSTDRVVQTLEERKFIRICGKRETIGRPNLYEITDKFLGYLGISSVEELPQYEDMKEKLNGTNENK, encoded by the coding sequence ATTGGTATAAAGGAACAGATAGAGTCGATACTTTTATTAGGTGGAGACGAAATAAAAGTAAGAGATTTAAGTAAGTTTTTTTCAGTATCTATAGAAAAAATTCTACAAATTTTAGAAGAGTTAAAAAAAGAGCGATTTAATACGGGAATAAATATTGAAATAGATCAAGAAATTGTGTATTTAATAACAAATCCAAGATGTGGAGAAATAGTAAATCTCTATTTTAAACAAGATGTAAAACCTAAAAAATTATCAAATGCTGCCTTAGAAACATTATCAATAATAGCTTATCGTCAACCTATAACTAAGAGTGAAATAGAAGCAGTAAGAGGTGTTTCCACAGATAGAGTAGTCCAAACCTTAGAGGAAAGAAAGTTTATAAGAATTTGTGGAAAAAGAGAAACTATAGGAAGACCAAATTTATATGAAATAACAGATAAGTTTTTAGGTTACCTAGGAATTTCATCGGTAGAAGAACTACCACAATATGAAGATATGAAGGAGAAATTAAATGGAACCAATGAGAATAAATAA
- the mreB gene encoding rod shape-determining protein, with product MKKIFGKVLGIFSDDLGIDLGTSNTLICVKNKGIIMNAPSVVAINTKTKDIFEVGDKAKQMIGRTPHTVEAIRPLKNGVIADYEITEKMLREFYKIVNRGKSLSSPRVIICVPAGVTQVEKRAVMDVTREAGAREAYLIEEPMAAAIGIGLNIFEPEGNMVVDIGGGTTEIGVISLAGIVKTSSLKIAGDKFDSLIIDYIRQKHNLFIGEKTAEEIKIAVGAVTDLEEDIFIEISGRNALSGLPKNVKVYSSEIAEALEEAVVLIIEEIKGILEKTPPELSSDIKRKGIYLAGGGALLRGIDKRIAESLSLEVTVAEDPLNAVVNGIQQLLKEFDKYKRVLISPESDY from the coding sequence ATGAAAAAAATATTTGGAAAAGTTTTAGGAATATTTTCAGATGATTTAGGAATAGATTTAGGAACTTCAAACACATTAATCTGTGTAAAAAATAAAGGAATCATAATGAATGCTCCATCAGTTGTAGCAATTAATACAAAAACAAAAGATATTTTTGAGGTTGGAGATAAAGCTAAACAAATGATAGGAAGAACACCTCATACAGTTGAGGCCATAAGACCTCTTAAAAATGGAGTTATTGCAGATTATGAAATAACTGAAAAGATGTTAAGAGAGTTTTATAAAATTGTAAATAGAGGAAAAAGTTTGTCAAGTCCAAGAGTTATTATATGTGTTCCAGCTGGAGTAACTCAAGTAGAAAAAAGAGCTGTTATGGATGTAACAAGAGAAGCTGGAGCGAGAGAAGCTTATTTGATAGAAGAGCCTATGGCAGCAGCGATAGGAATTGGATTAAATATATTTGAGCCAGAAGGAAATATGGTTGTTGATATTGGTGGTGGAACTACTGAGATTGGAGTAATATCTTTAGCAGGAATAGTGAAAACATCATCTTTAAAAATAGCTGGAGATAAATTTGATTCTTTAATCATAGATTACATTAGACAGAAACATAACCTATTTATTGGTGAAAAAACAGCTGAAGAGATAAAAATTGCAGTTGGAGCAGTAACAGATTTAGAAGAGGATATTTTTATTGAAATTAGCGGAAGAAACGCATTAAGTGGATTACCTAAAAATGTAAAAGTTTATTCATCTGAAATTGCTGAAGCTTTAGAAGAAGCTGTAGTTTTAATAATAGAAGAGATAAAAGGTATTCTTGAAAAAACTCCACCAGAATTATCTTCTGATATAAAAAGAAAAGGAATTTATTTAGCTGGAGGAGGAGCTCTATTAAGAGGAATTGATAAGAGAATAGCTGAGAGCTTAAGTTTAGAGGTTACTGTTGCAGAAGATCCTTTAAATGCAGTTGTAAATGGAATTCAACAACTTTTAAAAGAATTTGATAAATATAAAAGAGTTTTAATTTCTCCTGAAAGTGACTATTAA